One segment of Cloacibacillus sp. DNA contains the following:
- a CDS encoding recombinase family protein, protein MGNQYAYIRVSSKEQNEERQRTAMLEYGVPAENIILDKQSGKDFERQGYKKLMKKLKRGDILIIKSIDRLGRNYHEILEQWRILTKEKEAAIVVLDMPLLDTRQNRDLTGVLIADIVLQLLSYVAETERKFIRQRQAEGIAAARARGANLGRRPKDHPPEFAAVKAAWENGEISARSAARRLKINHMTFKRWASNC, encoded by the coding sequence ATGGGAAATCAATACGCATACATACGGGTCTCATCAAAGGAGCAAAACGAGGAGAGACAGCGGACGGCGATGCTGGAATACGGAGTGCCCGCAGAAAACATCATCTTGGACAAGCAGTCGGGCAAGGATTTTGAGCGGCAGGGCTACAAGAAGCTGATGAAAAAACTGAAACGGGGAGACATTCTGATAATCAAAAGCATCGACCGGCTGGGACGCAATTATCATGAAATATTGGAACAGTGGCGAATACTGACGAAAGAAAAAGAGGCCGCGATCGTCGTTCTGGACATGCCGCTCCTGGATACGCGGCAGAACCGCGACCTCACCGGCGTCCTGATCGCCGACATCGTACTGCAGCTGCTCAGCTACGTGGCGGAGACAGAGCGTAAATTTATCCGGCAGCGGCAGGCCGAAGGAATCGCAGCGGCGAGAGCGCGGGGCGCCAACCTCGGACGCCGCCCAAAGGACCATCCGCCGGAGTTCGCGGCGGTCAAGGCCGCCTGGGAAAACGGAGAAATCTCCGCCAGATCAGCCGCGCGGCGCCTAAAAATCAACCATATGACATTCAAACGCTGGGCTTCCAACTGCTAA
- a CDS encoding XRE family transcriptional regulator: MHFGETIKCHRKENGWTLKELSERCGLSVAQLSKLENEKSSASIESLRKLANVFRIPLSSITLTESEQKLSPVLDGEGFIVRWCRRGDDNVTVRYLTLNREARMQPMIVTIPAGMDTGASKSHPGDEFFYVLDGRVRFFYGDEAFDVKRGDFIYYNGLFQHHWQNLSDTEARIMTCNDPPVM; this comes from the coding sequence ATGCACTTTGGAGAGACGATAAAATGCCACAGAAAAGAGAACGGCTGGACCCTCAAAGAGCTTTCTGAGAGATGTGGGTTGTCGGTGGCGCAGCTTTCAAAGCTGGAGAATGAAAAATCCAGCGCGAGTATCGAAAGCCTGCGAAAACTGGCTAACGTCTTTCGGATACCTCTTTCGTCTATCACTCTAACGGAGTCGGAGCAAAAGCTGAGTCCGGTGCTGGACGGCGAAGGGTTTATCGTCAGGTGGTGCAGAAGGGGGGATGATAATGTCACTGTAAGGTATTTGACGCTCAACAGGGAGGCCAGGATGCAGCCGATGATCGTTACGATCCCGGCCGGTATGGATACCGGTGCCTCAAAATCCCATCCCGGCGACGAGTTTTTTTACGTGCTGGATGGCAGGGTGCGTTTCTTTTACGGAGATGAGGCCTTTGATGTGAAAAGGGGCGATTTTATATATTATAACGGTCTTTTTCAGCACCATTGGCAGAATCTGTCCGATACTGAGGCACGTATCATGACCTGTAACGACCCGCCAGTAATGTAG